The DNA sequence GGTAATCTATCCCAACTAATCACTCTATATCTTAATACCAATCAACTTACAACCTTACCCAGCACATTTGGTAATCTATCTCGGCTAACATGGTTAAACCTTAAGACTAATCAACTTACAACCTTGCCCAATACATTCGGCAATCTATCTCAGCTAACCACTCTACATCTTACCGCCAATCAACTTACAGCTTTGCCTGACACATTCGGTAATCTATCCCAACTAACGTGGTTAAATCTTAGTAATAATCAACTTACAACTTTGCCTGACACATTCGGTAATCTATCTCAACTAATCACTCTATATCTTAATACTAATAAATTCACAACCTTACCTGACACATTTGGTAATCTAACTCAACTAACACGGCTAAATCTTAATACTAATCAACTTACAACCTTACCTGACACATTTGGTAATCTAACTCAACTAACACGGCTAAATCTTAATACTAATCAACTTACAACCTTACCCGACACATTTGGCAATCTAACTCAACTAATACGGCTAAATCTTAATACTAATCAACTTACAACCTTACCTGATACACTTGGTAATCTATCCCAACTAACGTGGTTAAATCTTAGTACTAATCAACTTATAGCCTTACCCGATACATTTGGTAATTTATCTCGGCTAAAAACATTAGAGCTTAGCAATAACTATTCTTTAACTAAAATTCCTCTGAAAATACTAGAACTTCCCGAATCTAGTGTTATTGCTTTGAGAGGGAACCATAATATTGATCCAGTGATTCTAGAACAACTTTTAACAGCTATTGCTAGTTTTCGTTACAAGGGTCCTAAGGTCATTCTTCATGATACAATGAAAGAGTTCGTAGCAATGATGTATCAATTAATAAAAAAGCCTCCTAGAGAGTTTTCTAAGCTCGAAGAATCAGAAGATTTGTACCTTTGGCTAAAGCGACTATTTGATATTGCTGACTTTAAAAAGGGAGGAGAATTACAAAAAGAATTAATTACTCAAGTGATAAACTACTTAACTGAAGCTAATGACAACCAAGAGTTTCGTGCAACTTTTGATACGATTATTCATGATGCAGTAAGAACATGTGGTGATAGAATGGCATTGTCTATTATAAATTTAGGTGTTGCTCATCAACTTGCAACTGTTTCTTTTACAAACATGCATGCTCTAGCAGATCTTCTTAAAGGTTTATGGGCTATCAATATGTTAGAAGCAATTGCTGAAAATAAAATTAGCGTTTTACGATCTGAAGCTGAAGATCCTGATCAGGAAGTTGATGAAGTGGAAATATACCTTGGATACCTCATCAAACTCAAAGAGGATTTAAATCTTCCTGTAAACATGCAAAATATGCTTTTCTTTGACTGCAGTCAACTAACTCCTGATGACCTAGAAAAGGCTAAAGCATTTGTCTTAAGCCAGCAGAGTCACCAAAAAGCGTATTTTGAGTTTCTTAATCTTCATGATAAATGGATAGCAGCTCTTTCTACTCATTATAAAGAAGAATATCAAGCTATAGTAGATGCAAGAGAAAATTCTGCTAACTTAGAAAACCCAGACTACATTGCTATTGGGGAAAACTTCAATAAACAACTAGAAGCACTAACCGAAAAAGCTCTGTCAAAAAGAGTTTCACTCTATACTCTAGATACAGAAGATGTAGTAAACAGTTAAGTCATTGCTTACAATATAATCCTGATGAGGTGTAGGCGATCTCTCTTCCTTATACTAGACGAAGAAATCATTCAAATCTACTTAAAAGGCCTCTATGATCAGAAAGAGCATCTATAATAAACGTTGTATCGTCATAACCGGTTTCTATTAATGAGGTTTTAGCCTTTATCTCAGAATCTTTTGTAATCAATGTATAGTCTAAATTTAAAGGGGCAGAATCTCTTTTCTTTACCATCTTTGCACAAAATGCATCCCCTCCCCATGTTCTTGAGCCATTTTCATCAAAGAATACATCTTGAAAATTTCCTTTCCAAGAAGACGTGAAGTATTCCGCATTATCTAAGTTAAGATCTCCAGTTACTATCACATTGCCAGAATCCTGATCTACTTTTTTGATAATTAAATCCATCTCTGCTTTTCTAGCTTCTATTTCCTCTTGAGTCGGATGTTGTGGCTGTTCTGAATGCTGCAGATGTGTTGCATAGATCTTTACCTTTTTTCCATAGATTTGGATCGAAAACACACCTTTTTCCGATAGTTTGGTTCTTCCAACTAGCATCTGTTTGGGAAAAGGAGTAAATTCAGGGTTTGTTGTTTCAGCTTTGCTAGCTACAAATATCCCAGAAGATGTCCCTATTGCTCTTGGCCCTATATTGAAGTAAAAATGAGCATATTTCTCTTGCAGCATTTCATAGAGATAAAACCCAGCAGCTGTATCCATAACCTCATATAAGACAAGAATATCTGGATCTTTTTTAAGAATTTTCGTAATGATTTTATCTATTCTAAAATGCCAAGGCATTACACCTCCATCACTAATAGAATAGCCCCACCTATGCAACAAATATTCCAGGATAAAAGAGAAAAATCATCTTTTAAAGCTCGCTGTGGTAGTTTACCTTGATAATAGATAAAGGGTTCTTTTTCTAGATAACTTGTTATACCGCGTAAAACAGCTCCTGAAAGTGCAGTGCCTACAGATAAGAAAGAGCTAGCAACAATCCCCATGCCTAGAAAAAATTTTCTAGCCCAATTGCTCGTTTTACTAGCTGTAGGATTTAGAACATCTACTAGGTACAATCTTCTAAAAAGTTCATGTACTTTACATATAGGCTCCGTTAACAGGGAAGCAAAGAGGAAGGTTTTTTTTTGAGAAAATCTAGGAAATAATCCGTAGAGAAATAACTAACAGACGTATCGTATCGAGAAACTGCTGTTATAGTCATAATAAATATCTAATTTTTAGGATTTTTTTAAAAAAAATATAAGATTACCATATTTTATTGCCCGCATTTTTTGACTTTTAGCACTAGTTTTGTTACTGTGGATCTTTTTAATCGGGTAAATAGATATAGATTTTATGCTTTCTCAACAAATTCGGGCTAAGTTTCTTCAGTATTTTAAAGACAAAGGACACACAATTATTCCCTCTTCATCCGTCATCCCCCACGATGATCCTACAATACTATTTATTAACGCAGGGATGAACCAATTTAAAGATGTATTCTTAGGCAAAAATGAACGAGGATATACCAAAGCTACAACTTGCCAAAAGTGTATTCGCGTTGGCGGAAAACATAATGATTTAGACAATGTAGGCCATACTTCGCGTCACTTAACTTTTTTTGAAATGTTAGGCAATTTTTCCTTTGGTGATTATTTCAAAGCCCAAGCGATTCAATATGCTTGGGAAGTATCGACTACTGTATTTGGTTTTGATGCAGGAAAAATCTGGGCTACTGTATTTGAAGAAGACAATGAAGCCTTTGAGCTATGGAAAGCTTATTTACCTGAAAAGCGCATTGTACGGATGGGTGAAAAGGATAATTTTTGGGCTATGGGAGATATGGGTCCTTGTGGACCTTGTTCTGAACTACTTTTTGATCGTGGCCTCTCTTATGGTAAGGCTTCTTCTCCTTTAGAAGATCATGATGGAGAGCGTTTTTTAGAGTTCTGGAATCTTGTATTCATGCAATTTAATAGAGATGCTTCTTTAAAGCAGCAACCTCTTCCTAAGAAATCCATTGATACAGGAGCTGGGCTTGAGCGTGTTGTCTCTTTAAAATTAGGGGTTGATTCCGTATTTGAAATAGACACTTTCCAAGCGCTTATTGCAGAGATTGCAAGATTGTGTAACAAACCCTATCAAAAAGAGAATTCTCATTTAGCTCCTGCCTACCATGTAATCGCAGATCATGTTCGATCTCTTAGTTTTGCCATTGCAGATGGAGCTCAACCTAGCAATACAGAAAGAGGTTATATCTTACGCAAACTCTTAAGGCGAGCTGTGCGCTATGGTCGCATATTGGGATTTCAAAAACCTTTTTTAGCAGATATACTCCCCTGTTTGATAGATACAATGGGAAGTGACTATAAAGAGCTTGTAGAATCACAGGCAAGAATTGCTGATATCCTCTTTTTAGAAGAGGAAGCTTTTCTACGCACCTTAAAACGAGGGGGTAATATTTTAAACACTATTATTGATCAGACTAAAACAAGTTCTAGTAAACAAATTTCGGGTGAAAATGCATTTAAACTCAAAGATACATATGGCTTCCCCTTTGAGGAAATTCTACTCATTGCTAAAGATAATGGCTTAAACGTAGATTTAGATACGTATCTTGTACTAGAAAATCAAGCAAAAATACGCTCTAAAAAAGTGCAGGCAATTCATTTTCCACAAGCAGCAAATGACACATTTAAAGAATATATTAAACATCATCCAACTACTGATTTTTTAGGCTATAGGCAAACCGAAGCTGAAGCTACTATTATAGGAATTTTAATCGATGGCATATTTGTCAAAGAGATAAAAGAAGGACAAAATGGCTATATTCTACTCGATAAAACTCCCTTTTACCCAGAAAAAGGTGGGCAGGTAGGCGATACAGGCTTATTGACTCGTAAAGAAGCTCATTTTAAAGTTACTCATTGTTACTCCCCTTTTCCGGGAATTATCGCCCACGTGGGTAGATTAGAAAAAGGATGTCTACTTTTAGGAGAGCCTTTAAATGCTCAAGTAGACAAACAAAAAAGACAAGAAATTGCAAATAATCATACTGCTACACATTTATTGCATTGGGCCCTTCAAAAAATAGTTGGATCTCATATTAGACAAGCAGGTTCTCTTGTAACTGAAGATCATTTACGTTTTGATTTTAATCATCATAAAGCGCTTTTAAAAGAAGAGATCCGTGAGATCGAAAGGCTTATTCAAGAAAAAATTAGAGAAGGTCAAAAAGTACAAACATACGAAATTTCTTTTGAAGAAGCTCAAAAAGATCCTAACATCAAGCAGTTTTTTGGAGATAAATATGCAGCTATTGTAAGAGTAGTTGATATCGATTATTCTAAAGAGCTATGCGGTGGTACTCATGCTCAAAATGTCTCTACCATTGGCTCATTTAGGATTATCAAAGAAAGTAGTATTGCTTCTGGAGTAAGACGTATTGAAGCATATACGGGAGTTAAAGCAGAAGAATGGATCTATGAGCAAGAAGATAGACTGGAAAAAGCCGCTATCCTTCTAAAAAGCCCTCCCTCGCAACTTGTGGAAAAAACACAAAATCTCATCGAAGAGAATAAAATTCTTCACACAGAGATAAAAACCTTAAAAAGGTCACAATTAAAACAACTTACCCAAACTCTTCTGACTAAAGTACAGTATGTTGGATCCATTCCTTTTATGGCACAAATCGTAGACACAGAAGAGTTAAATGCCTTGGCAGAGCAAATTATACAAGAGCTTAGCTCTTATGTCGTAATTTTAGCCTATACAACAAAAGAGCGCTGTCATGTGGTAGTTAGAGTGTCTAAAGATCTCAGTCAAAAAGAAATTTTGGCTTCTTCTTTAATCAAAGAAATTGTCCCTATTATTTCGGGTAGTGGGGGAGGGAAAAAAGAGAGTGCTCAAGCTGGAGGTAAAAATCCAGAAGGGTTATTACAAGCATTTGAACAAGTACAAAAATGGCTCTTACAAAACGCCTAAAAGAAATCCTAACCACTCATCCTTTATTACAAGAGTTTCTTGATATCCTAGTTCATGAACCATCTATTCTGATAGAACAGTTTTGGGATGGTCCCAAAGCTATTATCATTTGGTTATTATCTCAGATGACAAACAAACATGTGCTTATCATTAGCAGCGGATCTCAAGATAGCTTACTCGAAGATATGCAGTTATTTTCTCTGCCTCATCTTTGCGAATTGCCTGCTTGGGAAACTCTGCCGGGTGAAGAAATTGCGCCTAGTTCTGATTTAATGGGAAAGCGATTTGAAGTGCTCAACTCTCTTTTAGAAAATGATTCTCCTCATGTAGTTTTCGCTCCTTTGCAAGCTGTTTTACAAAAATTGCCTTGCAAAGAAACCATGCGTGCGCTTTTTCAAAGATACCAGATCAATCAATTTCTTGATTTTTCCTTATTTATTAAGCATCTAGAGCTCTTAAACTATCAGCAGACAAACGTAGTAAGCGATAAAGGAGAATTTGCTGTAAGAGGAGGGATTATCGACTTTTTTCCTCCTTCTGCTTTGTCTGCTTTTCGGATCGAGTTTTTTGGTAATGAAATTCAAGAAATTAGATCTTTTGATCCTTTAACGCAAATCACAACGGAAAAACATACACAATGTTGGCTATGCCCTGCATCTGAGCTTACTCTTTTACAAAAAACACAAAAACTTACTTCTTTTTTAGATTATCTAGGCCCTAATACTATTGTCATTTTTAACAATTTGCTAGCTATTGAAGACCGTTTGGTCTCTCTTGCAAAAATGCCTGTTTTACACAATCGTTTAGCCCTTTCTTTCCAAGAGTTTTTTTCTATCGTGCAGCCTCTATCGCAAATTTTCTTAAGTCATGAGAGAGCTGAGTCTCTTTCCTTGGTTCAAGAAAAATCCACAGTGTACATAGGACAAAATCCTCTTCAACCTTTGCAATTTGAAATGTTTAACCAGCAGATACAAACCAAAAGATGTCAACATCCCTTTATTCCAGTGGGAGAGTTCTTCTCTGCTCTAGATAATCAAGCATCCATCCAAGAAGAAGAAATTCTGCAAGCTCTACATCGACATCCTCACATGCAAGTGCATTTTATCTGCTCTACTCTTGCACAAAAAACTTTGTTGGAAGAAAAAACCAAGACACTCAAAAAAACCGATTTCCAAATCGGCTATCTGTCTAGTGGATTTGTCTTGAAAGATGCAAAATTATCACTCATTACCACAGCAGAACTCTCTCATCGCTTAAAACCCAGACGTCAAAAATGGCGCCAGTCTTATTCCATACCCATCTCTGAATTTCATGAATTACTTCCTGGTGATATTGTGGTGCACTTTCATAGTGGAATAGGCCGCTATATAGGAACAGAAAAACAGACTAATCATTTAGGAATGATATCAGAATTTATGGTGATTGAGTATGCAGAAAAAAGTAAACTTTTTGTTCCGTTTTCTCAGTCCCATTTAATTAGCCGTTATATCGGAACCAAAGATACCATTCCCACATTTAGTCAGTTAGGATCGACAAGATGGCAAAAAACGCGTCAAATGGCACAAAAAGCCATTGTGGGATATGCCGATCAATTACTGCGCATGCAAGCCGAGCGCACAGTCCAAGGAGGATTTGCTTATCCAGGCGATTCTGAGATTATGGTAGCTTTTGAAGAAGATTTTCCCTTCATAGAAACAGAAGATCAAATCACTGCCAT is a window from the Candidatus Rhabdochlamydia porcellionis genome containing:
- a CDS encoding endonuclease/exonuclease/phosphatase family protein — translated: MPWHFRIDKIITKILKKDPDILVLYEVMDTAAGFYLYEMLQEKYAHFYFNIGPRAIGTSSGIFVASKAETTNPEFTPFPKQMLVGRTKLSEKGVFSIQIYGKKVKIYATHLQHSEQPQHPTQEEIEARKAEMDLIIKKVDQDSGNVIVTGDLNLDNAEYFTSSWKGNFQDVFFDENGSRTWGGDAFCAKMVKKRDSAPLNLDYTLITKDSEIKAKTSLIETGYDDTTFIIDALSDHRGLLSRFE
- a CDS encoding leucine-rich repeat domain-containing protein translates to MTINSSNNDSSQLKYALTTILEEWQKEAPSEENRREAAKRILDFFHCKGKSLLDLSYLNLSSLPDVFSYLSELEELNLNGNRLTTLLDATIDLTALKLKIIHINNKTLTTLFDILTYRSILTQKQQLDHALNQWIEESPSEENQIEAKKRILDFFNNSTKQNLNLSSLNLSSLPNIFNISCFCYRLKQLDLSENQLTTLPDTFGNLSQLTSLSLNINQLTTLPDTFGNLSQLTSLSLNINQLTTLPDTFGNLSQLTWLDLSTNQLTALPDTFGNLSQLTSLGLNNNQLTTLPDTFGNLSQLTWLNFSTNQLTTLPDTFGNLSQLTRLNLSTNQLITLPDTLGYLSQLTMLSLSTNQLTTLPDTFGNLSRLTWLDLSINQLRTLPDTFGNLSQLKQLNLSTNQLRTLPDTFGNLSQLKQLNLSTNQLTTLPNTLGYLSQLTWLNLSVNQLTTLPSTFGNLSQLITLYLNTNQLTTLPSTFGNLSRLTWLNLKTNQLTTLPNTFGNLSQLTTLHLTANQLTALPDTFGNLSQLTWLNLSNNQLTTLPDTFGNLSQLITLYLNTNKFTTLPDTFGNLTQLTRLNLNTNQLTTLPDTFGNLTQLTRLNLNTNQLTTLPDTFGNLTQLIRLNLNTNQLTTLPDTLGNLSQLTWLNLSTNQLIALPDTFGNLSRLKTLELSNNYSLTKIPLKILELPESSVIALRGNHNIDPVILEQLLTAIASFRYKGPKVILHDTMKEFVAMMYQLIKKPPREFSKLEESEDLYLWLKRLFDIADFKKGGELQKELITQVINYLTEANDNQEFRATFDTIIHDAVRTCGDRMALSIINLGVAHQLATVSFTNMHALADLLKGLWAINMLEAIAENKISVLRSEAEDPDQEVDEVEIYLGYLIKLKEDLNLPVNMQNMLFFDCSQLTPDDLEKAKAFVLSQQSHQKAYFEFLNLHDKWIAALSTHYKEEYQAIVDARENSANLENPDYIAIGENFNKQLEALTEKALSKRVSLYTLDTEDVVNS
- the mfd gene encoding transcription-repair coupling factor — encoded protein: MALTKRLKEILTTHPLLQEFLDILVHEPSILIEQFWDGPKAIIIWLLSQMTNKHVLIISSGSQDSLLEDMQLFSLPHLCELPAWETLPGEEIAPSSDLMGKRFEVLNSLLENDSPHVVFAPLQAVLQKLPCKETMRALFQRYQINQFLDFSLFIKHLELLNYQQTNVVSDKGEFAVRGGIIDFFPPSALSAFRIEFFGNEIQEIRSFDPLTQITTEKHTQCWLCPASELTLLQKTQKLTSFLDYLGPNTIVIFNNLLAIEDRLVSLAKMPVLHNRLALSFQEFFSIVQPLSQIFLSHERAESLSLVQEKSTVYIGQNPLQPLQFEMFNQQIQTKRCQHPFIPVGEFFSALDNQASIQEEEILQALHRHPHMQVHFICSTLAQKTLLEEKTKTLKKTDFQIGYLSSGFVLKDAKLSLITTAELSHRLKPRRQKWRQSYSIPISEFHELLPGDIVVHFHSGIGRYIGTEKQTNHLGMISEFMVIEYAEKSKLFVPFSQSHLISRYIGTKDTIPTFSQLGSTRWQKTRQMAQKAIVGYADQLLRMQAERTVQGGFAYPGDSEIMVAFEEDFPFIETEDQITAIAAIKQDMQSEAAMDRLICGDVGYGKTEVAMRTAFKAVCDGHKQVAVLVPTTILAMQHYETFCQRMANFPVQIGLACRFCSSSQIKKTLQSVQEGAIDILIGTQRIISQDVRFKNLGLIIIDEEQRFGVRAKERLKTTKTGVDCLTLSATPIPRTLYLSLIGIKKISMINTPPQDRLPIKSIITERNHSVIQNAIARELLRDGQVFFIHNRIETIFQIAKELQKLAPEARIVVGHGQMSSDEIDGVFHAFKQGEADILVSTIIVENGIDIPNANTILIDRSDTFGIADLYQMRGRVGRWNKPAYAYFLVPAKKQLSEITLKRLEALSLSSGYGGGMRVAMRDLEIRGAGDILGIQQSGQVSSIGFHLYCKLLKKAVSALSKNKTISFTETKMEFSFDALIPDTYINEPTLRMETYHRFGDAITPQELDILLVELTDRFGSYPMQILWLYHLTRLRIFASAHQFTLLKFSKKTLTAQQQSGKTILKKLLALPKITHPKQLEESVIAALKKEFSIKNSKVF
- the alaS gene encoding alanine--tRNA ligase; this encodes MLSQQIRAKFLQYFKDKGHTIIPSSSVIPHDDPTILFINAGMNQFKDVFLGKNERGYTKATTCQKCIRVGGKHNDLDNVGHTSRHLTFFEMLGNFSFGDYFKAQAIQYAWEVSTTVFGFDAGKIWATVFEEDNEAFELWKAYLPEKRIVRMGEKDNFWAMGDMGPCGPCSELLFDRGLSYGKASSPLEDHDGERFLEFWNLVFMQFNRDASLKQQPLPKKSIDTGAGLERVVSLKLGVDSVFEIDTFQALIAEIARLCNKPYQKENSHLAPAYHVIADHVRSLSFAIADGAQPSNTERGYILRKLLRRAVRYGRILGFQKPFLADILPCLIDTMGSDYKELVESQARIADILFLEEEAFLRTLKRGGNILNTIIDQTKTSSSKQISGENAFKLKDTYGFPFEEILLIAKDNGLNVDLDTYLVLENQAKIRSKKVQAIHFPQAANDTFKEYIKHHPTTDFLGYRQTEAEATIIGILIDGIFVKEIKEGQNGYILLDKTPFYPEKGGQVGDTGLLTRKEAHFKVTHCYSPFPGIIAHVGRLEKGCLLLGEPLNAQVDKQKRQEIANNHTATHLLHWALQKIVGSHIRQAGSLVTEDHLRFDFNHHKALLKEEIREIERLIQEKIREGQKVQTYEISFEEAQKDPNIKQFFGDKYAAIVRVVDIDYSKELCGGTHAQNVSTIGSFRIIKESSIASGVRRIEAYTGVKAEEWIYEQEDRLEKAAILLKSPPSQLVEKTQNLIEENKILHTEIKTLKRSQLKQLTQTLLTKVQYVGSIPFMAQIVDTEELNALAEQIIQELSSYVVILAYTTKERCHVVVRVSKDLSQKEILASSLIKEIVPIISGSGGGKKESAQAGGKNPEGLLQAFEQVQKWLLQNA